The window gaactcGTCCTCTTCTTCCTCCTAGATACTAGTTTCTCATTTGATCCAGTACGCGGCAACCTTTCCAAGTTTCTCGGGTACAAGGTTTTACCTTTTATTTTGGTTTAGGCGTTGAGGCTTCATGACTGCCACTTGTTGCGAGACCAGTGCACGTTCTTCCTCCTACGTAGTCATAGCTCCGGGTCTGATTTTTTATCTGCGTGATCTTTAGGACATAATCCAAAAACATATTCAATGGATAATTTCTCTGTCAAAAACCCGAATTCTACGCCCATATCATAACAAACTTGTCGATCGAGCTCTATCTCCTTGTGACTCGTTCAATTAATCATTTAACAAGGGATTTAACCTCTATAAATACCCTAGTCTTGATTCCTAAATCCATTCATTCTCATTTTGCTAAAGCATTCATACACATTTCAAAGTTTCTGCATCAAATGGCTTCGAAATTTGACACACGAATCTATCTTACACTAGTGTTGATTCTTGGCATGTTTTCATCTTCAGCAATATGTCGAAGCAGTCTAGACCGAACCAATATGGCTGCGAGGCACAAGCATTGGATGCATAAGTATGGACGTGCTTACAAAGACAAAGACGAGAAGGCCAAGAGATTCGAGATATTCAAGAAGAATGTTGAGTTTATCGAAAATTCGAACAGCGTGGGAACTGGAACTTATAAGCTTGGTATAAATGAATTTGCTGATTTGGAAAACAAAGAGTTCCGTGCAGCTCGTAATGGATACAAGAAGTTCCCTCAAAAGAAGTCGTCGACACCCTTTAGATACGAAGGTGTAAAAGATGTTCCTGAGAGCATGGATTGGAGAGAAAAGGGAGCCGTGACTGGAGTCAAAGATCAAGGCCAATGTggtaaacaaattaaaaattcattacATTATCGGCAAAATCGGGAAATAGtagtattttataaaattttgtttgtaTACTGCAGGTTCATGCTGGGCATTTTCTACAGTTGCAGCAATGGAAGGCATCAACCAAATTTCATCAAGCAAACTGATGTCATTATCCGAACAAGAACTCATGGACTGCGATAGAACGAGCGACAATCAGGGCTGCAGGGGAGGTCTGATGGAGGCCGCATTCAAATTCATAGTAAAGAACAAAGGGCTCACCACAGAATCTGACTACCCATATCAAGGAACCTCGGGCTCCTGCAACAGCCAAAAGGAAGCCTCGAGTGCGGCAAAGATAACCGGCTATGAAAACGTGCCAGTCAATGATGAATCTTCCTTACTTAAAGCAGTGGCAAACCAACCGGTATCAGTGTCCATTGATGCAAGTGGAGCATCTTTCCAGTTTTACTCCGGTGGCGTGATCACGGGCGATTGTGGGACAAATTTAGATCATGGAGTAACGGCGGTTGGATATGGAAAGACTGAAAATGGGACGAAATATTGGCTGGTTAAGAATTCTTGGGGATCAAATTGGGGTGAGGCGGGATATGTGAAAGTTGCGAGAGATGTTGAGGCTAAGGAAGGGATGTGTGGGATTGCCATGCAAGCTTGTTATCCGACGGTTTGAGATCTGTTTCTTGTGTTTTTGACTTTGAAGCCGAGACTAGGGCTATTTTGCTTTCTTGAAGTTGGGTGGAGTGTGCATACTCATAATGCATGAATAcatgcaattatttaattttatgcaCCATCAAATGTACACTTCTGAGACTTATATATGAACTAAGTAATTAACATCTTTAAGTATTTTGCACCATTATTATTCTGATTGGTTATAAcccaaattaattatttaagctttgagatgtaaatgaaccaaatcaTTGACGAGCTATTCAGAATTCGtctcgataaaaagctcgtttgagttcctacttccaaaatataaataatgtaaTGGTGAGTACGGTTGAATCCGTAGAAAACGgaagattattttaaatcttCATATTGATAACTTCAAAGGTGATAAAAATCACTTTTTTAGCTCAAATTTGTTCCACTATAGTAAAATTTCATCGTACAACAAAATAGCACAAAAATGTATCATTAAGCATGTAGGAATCCcaattgattttttaatatcTTATTTGAATGTCACCAAATTATAATTGTGTATTTTATATTATCTCAAAAATACTCTCATATAACAGAATACATAAATGAAATAAtgtcaaataataatatttatttgtcttGTTATTTAACTTCTATTAATATTTGACTTTTAATAACACGTTattcaatatttataattatactcatataaataattaatattactatTTTATTGGGTTTGAAATTGAGATTAATGACTTTCAGTACTCCTTCAAGTTGCCGACCCGAGTTGGTCCACTCAACCCTAATCAAAGCCCATATCGTCTAACCTTATTCTCTATGCTGCCCTCCTCCACTCGGCCCTCTAGTGTGAAGAAGGCAAGAAATCTTCTATATCCTCGTAaatttttcacaatttttattaTCCACCTCTTGGTTATATTAAATGCTCACCCCGTCAATGATTTTGGAAAATACTTTTTATATTTGCAAacaattttggaaaattttgatgaaataTTGTTTATGTACTAATTGATACAGTTATTGGTGTTCATCTAATCCAAACATGTCAATTCCAAACACATTATCAGCTCAAGAATCGAGCATAACTCTAGTTATGGGAGGAGTTCAACAAAGT of the Primulina huaijiensis isolate GDHJ02 chromosome 1, ASM1229523v2, whole genome shotgun sequence genome contains:
- the LOC140985720 gene encoding senescence-specific cysteine protease SAG39-like, which codes for MASKFDTRIYLTLVLILGMFSSSAICRSSLDRTNMAARHKHWMHKYGRAYKDKDEKAKRFEIFKKNVEFIENSNSVGTGTYKLGINEFADLENKEFRAARNGYKKFPQKKSSTPFRYEGVKDVPESMDWREKGAVTGVKDQGQCGSCWAFSTVAAMEGINQISSSKLMSLSEQELMDCDRTSDNQGCRGGLMEAAFKFIVKNKGLTTESDYPYQGTSGSCNSQKEASSAAKITGYENVPVNDESSLLKAVANQPVSVSIDASGASFQFYSGGVITGDCGTNLDHGVTAVGYGKTENGTKYWLVKNSWGSNWGEAGYVKVARDVEAKEGMCGIAMQACYPTV